A DNA window from Drosophila pseudoobscura strain MV-25-SWS-2005 chromosome 2, UCI_Dpse_MV25, whole genome shotgun sequence contains the following coding sequences:
- the LOC4802838 gene encoding uncharacterized protein — protein MENEQEEFGHRHAHMQHTHHPRVSMSYGNVGQNPDQETHGGPAYTLYSIYEQPRDSYMLMGPYMSTPAESISSRATTFQSHTPPSYTALVASHREIASSSYRTSSGRCDKCSSVTTLCRCQVSPAASTSRYADQVHSTQSLPQESPPQFFELPSSSTSTGSTLPTTTVNSGPGLIPNPKQQKTETLREHLSLQQDNDNENENANAHAHSVVASASGNGTWPAAAIEDHAMDASAVVYEMPSSSLLSISPFEASSSNIPQSSGLSSAYDDVTSSASDTEHVQFANTRTTNTTTTTSALQAHKKKAMQAANRSGNGSGNGNGDASSSSSATELDATPSTSAQARRQQTNLFNSYQQLANVLEPENDSSDDGWDLRMRNRPPQSKPAEPVVRGNNTNKNLTDRHTDHNYYNSRRDVSTRAPPDSTFVSGASCSTATHTTCSVDYGTRDLCGALRPPQRSSDASAADALSPSTTSDQEQEHQQQEQGHGQQQEQQQQVQQQRRRQETTGQRSSHGANVNSGIIRNRVRSIDEIAHPPRKQPRLEVQGASSSHSTTKLSPTNFNSFLPGRTRHPTYAEPASSSLQQTSQQTQQPLNGSCVITYVGRPRERQSPGETQNQASTSTGRRNNLNRGDVVLTAPDLQLDDWSSDSNDDDVVFVHSTREPILSIDLTSDDDAAVNETQQQRAREWAREHEHMWEQPLAALERRPIFNYAYSIPYPRRDRRTEPSNAGTSFGFYSGGLPDRTAITDHNYSYDHNHTQAPAPLMEEPGPAASNYFPRQTAGCTPRCPTLDSQRYFQPITPPSMWLFGAAPETTPTEGYSRMPRAAPTTTSGSAEQSSQQSQRRRTSPANVYHRYQPYYVPHYAITPLPTVMEAVYSPTHPHGPQPPNPHPHPHPHPHYQGGQGGSSRSSLSGAMSAAAVAATAAAAQAQSFSELLSLASVHNETETSMDNRLDRGQSPLPIVPRAHPMAHAINAASSVGLVSQPPPVATTNGNLAAAGVSPPPPLEMYSGRSTIPYCGSPPFSVRRSEAAYSNRQHYQPQPHQGHQAPQNQMHAHIHPPHRASAIVATSLTPAPPYPVHQNLWYRQQSMQEMHRRHMTPTPIDLSSNAPILTSSLRTRYLHSICNCVHARNGPVSSLDPAYYPPYDGNASAAAPSQQIPSSGGQATTVSVAQPQHSQSNLRHMQVQHQQPQAQQQSPPVLQHLQRQRAIHHHMFHHHYSPLHLEIGLATPLSLGSRIVIGAARPNRGATLETIERNTLPHKYRRLRRPSESDEDAEKCAICLSLFEIENDVRRLPCMHLFHTDCVDQWLVTNKHCPICRVDIETHMANDALNSSGVTDAANAAAL, from the exons ATGGAAAATGAGCAGGAGGAGTTTGGACACAGACATGCACACATGCAGCATACACACCATCCACGAGTTTCCATGTCGTACGGAAATGTGGGTCAGAATCCGGACCAGGAGACCC ATGGCGGCCCTGCGTATACTCTATACTCCATATATGAACAGCCGCGTGATAGTTACATGCTAATGGGCCCATACATGTCGACGCCCGCCGAGTCGATTAGTAGCCGTGCTACCACGTTCCAGTCCCACACACCGCCTTCCTATACGGCCCTGGTGGCATCACATCGCGAAATAGCCAGCTCAAGCTATAGGACGAGTTCTGGTCGATGCGACAAGTGCAGTTCTGTCACAACTTTGTGCCGCTGTCAGGTGTCACCTGCGGCCAGCACCAGTCGGTACGCAGACCAGGTGCATTCCACTCAGAGCCTGCCTCAAGAGTCACCGCCTCAGTTCTTTGAGCTGCCCTCATCGTCGACATCGACTGGGTCGACTCTGCCAACGACGACGGTTAACTCCGGTCccggactcattccaaatccCAAACAACAGAAGACTGAAACACTGAGGGAGCATTTGTCGTTGCAACAGGACAATGACAATGagaatgaaaatgcaaatgcacaTGCACATTCAGTGgtggcctctgcctctggcaaCGGCACTTGGCCAGCTGCAGCCATTGAAGACCACGCAATGGATGCCTCCGCAGTGGTTTACGAGATGCCCTCCAGTTCGCTGCTGAGCATCAGCCCCTTTGAGGCCAGTAGTAGCAATATTCCCCAGAGCTCTGGTCTTTCCAGTGCCTACGATGATGTGACATCCAGTGCTTCTGATACAGAGCACGTTCAGTTTGCAAACACTCGCACTACCAATACGACTACAACCACGTCGGCGTTACAGGCTCACAAGAAGAAGGCAATGCAGGCAGCAAATCGCTCCGGAAACGgaagcggcaacggcaacggggATGCTTCTTCCTCCTCTTCGGCCACTGAACTAGACGCCACACCGAGCACTAGTGCCCAAGCTCGGCGACAGCAgacaaatttatttaatagcTACCAGCAGCTCGCGAACGTCTTGGAGCCTGAGAACGATAGTAGCGATGATGGCTGGGATCTTCGCATGCGTAATCGTCCTCCCCAATCAAAACCGGCTGAACCTGTTGTACGGggcaacaacaccaacaaaaacctGACTGATCGGCATACAGATCATAACTACTACAATAGCCGCAGAGATGTGTCGACGAGGGCGCCTCCAGATAGCACTTTTGTGTCCGGCGCTTCTTGTTCTACGGCGACACACACAACCTGCAGTGTGGATTATGGGACTAGAGATCTGTGCGGGGCTCTTCGACCGCCTCAGAGATCGTCTGAtgcgtctgctgctgatgctctgTCTCCGTCCACTACATCGGATCAGGAGCaagagcatcagcagcaggagcaggggcatgggcaacaacaggagcagcagcagcaggtgcagcagcagagacggAGACAAGAAACCACAGGCCAACGAAGCTCCCATGGCGCCAATGTAAACAGTGGTATTATTCGAAATCGTGTGCGTTCCATTGACGAAATTGCGCATCCACCCAGAAAACAACCGCGCTTGGAGGTTCAAGGAGCATCCTCTTCCCACTCCACCACAAAACTGTCGCCGACGAACTTTAATTCCTTTTTGCCGGGCAGGACAAGGCATCCCACCTATGCCGAGCCCGCGAGTAGCTCCTTACAGCAG ACCTCACAGCAGACGCAGCAGCCCTTGAACGGATCTTGCGTGATTACCTATGTGGGTAGACCAAGAGAGAGGCAGTCCCCTGGGGAGACCCAGAATCAGGCTTCCACTTCCACGGGCAGGCGTAACAATTTGAACCGCGGTGATGTTGTGCTCACTGCTCCAGATCTGCAACTGGACGATTGGTCATCCGACTCCAATGATGACGATGTGGTGTTTGTGCACTCGACACGAGAGCCAATACTCTCGATTGATTTGACatctgatgatgatgccgcCGTTAATGAAACACAACAGCAGCGAGCCCGGGAATGGGCACGGGAACATGAGCATATGTGGGAACAGCCACTTGCAGCCCTGGAACGACGTCCCATTTTCAACTATGCCTACTCCATTCCATACCCTCGAAGGGACCGCCGGACAGAGCCGAGCAATGCTGGCACCTCATTTGGCTTCTATAGCGGAGGGCTGCCGGATCGAACGGCCATTACCGATCACAACTACAGCTACGATCATAATCATACGCAAGCACCCGCCCCGCTGATGGAAGAGCCCGGTCCGGCAGCGAGTAACTATTTTCCTCGTCAAACTGCAGGTTGCACTCCTCGGTGTCCCACCCTGGACTCGCAGCGGTACTTTCAACCGATCACTCCTCCATCCATGTGGCTCTTTGGAGCGGCGCCAGAGACCACGCCCACAGAGGGCTACAGTCGTATGCCCAGAGCCGCCCCCACTACGACTTCTGGCTCCGCCGAGCAATCGAGCCAGCAGTCACAACGTAGACGCACTAGTCCAGCAAACGTCTACCATCGTTATCAGCCGTATTACGTGCCTCACTATGCGATCACTCCACTGCCCACAGTAATGGAAGCAGTGTATTCGCCCACCCATCCACATGGTCCGCAGCCCCCaaatccgcatccacatccacatccgcatccgcactATCAGGGCGGACAAGGCGGTAGCAGCCGGAGCTCGTTAAGTGGCGCTATGAGTGCTGCCGCTGTGGCGGCAACAGCGGCTGCGGCCCAAGCTCAATCCTTCAGCGAGCTCCTGTCCCTGGCCAGTGTTCACAATGAGACAGAAACCAGCATGGATAATCGGTTGGATAGAGGCCAATCACCTCTCCCCATCGTGCCCCGAGCCCATCCCATGGCCCATGCTATAAATGCCGCCTCATCTGTCGGCTTGGTGAGCCAGCCACCGCCTGTGGCAACGACTAATGGTAATCTGGCAGCTGCTGGTGTCTCGCCTCCTCCGCCGCTGGAAATGTATTCGGGTCGATCCACCATTCCCTACTGTGGCTCCCCGCCTTTCAGCGTGCGACGGTCGGAGGCAGCGTACAGCAATCGGCAGCATTATCAGCCGCAGCCGCATCAAGGTCATCAGGCCCCACAAAATCAAATGCACGCGCACATACATCCCCCTCATCGAGCAAGTGCCATTGTGGCCACCTCGCTGACACCGGCGCCGCCATATCCGGTACATCAGAATCTGTGGTATCGCCAGCAGAGCATGCAGGAAATGCACCGTCGCCACATGACGCCCACGCCCATTGATCTCTCCTCGAATGCTCCCATTTTGACCAGCAGTCTGCGGACCCGCTACCTGCACAGCATTTGCAATTGCGTGCATGCCAGGAACGGCCCGGTCTCTAGCTTGGATCCGGCCTACTATCCGCCCTACGATGGCAATGCCAGTGCTGCGGCTCCGTCCCAGCAGATACCTTCCAGTGGTGGCCAGGCCACGACCGTATCCGTTGCCCAGCCACAGCACTCTCAGTCAAACTTGCGACATATGCAagtgcagcaccagcagcctcaggcccagcagcagtcCCCGCCGGTTCTGCAGCATCTGCAGCGTCAGCGTGCGATCCATCATCATATGTTCCACCATCATTACTCGCCGCTGCATTTGGAAATTGGACTTGCAACGCCGCTGTCGCTCGGCTCACGGATAGTGATTGGAGCAGCACGTCCAAATCGGGGGGCCACTTTG GAAACAATTGAGCGCAATACCTTGCCCCACAAGTACCGGCGTTTGCGTCGACCCAGCGAATCAGACGAGGACGCGGAGAAGTGTGCTATATGCTTGTCTCTGTTCGAGATCGAGAACGATGTGCG CCGCCTTCCCTGTATGCATCTATTTCATACCGATTGCGTTGATCAATGGTTAGTCACCAATAAACACTGCCCGATTTGCCGAGTCGACATCGAGACCCACATGGCGAATGACGCACTCAACTCCAGTGGGGTCACTGATGCCGCCAATGCCGCCGCCTTATGA
- the Lk6 gene encoding uncharacterized protein Lk6 isoform X1, with translation MVELEEKNASTAAAGAKQHHLRNANVGNGSNNNPRGSGDSGLCGSGVSSSNTDNSCSQSQSDGQNELTRYSSEDVSGNESSEAPNMTEVERQVELNRHKEEMQKKRRKKRISSSLHSSTFQELYKLTGEILGEGAYASVQTCVNIYTDLEYAVKVIDKIPGHARARVFREVETFHHCQGHLGILQLIEFFEDDEKFYLVFEKINGGPLLSRIQEHICFSEHEAAQIIKEIASGLDFLHKKGIAHRDLKPENILCVKTDSLCPIKICDFDLGSGIKFTTDVSSPAATPQLLTPVGSAEFMAPEVVDLFVGEANYYDKRCDLWSLGVIAYILLCGYPPFSGNCGEDCGWNRGENCRTCQELLFESIQEGSFSFPEAEWHDVSDEAKDLISRLLVKQASKRLSAEAVLNHHWIRMCEHEPPTSRQSGRHKALHTPSNIRRNHQSAREISQFAESAMAVKRVILQHFSMRYDYMKERPNIYQPSQAYMDAYSDENYNPKPPSHYTRNRSQRTAPASVAGVAGVLSSYGGRMSSIHGQRTSSRHSSRNASRNASAIYPSSGGFKTLNVHEEDDDDDALEAFGRLDDDDDEWAKSTRRYQQQRELQQQQEESLGDDHEDRYRESVSEGDEGESEDYQHYKHYWRELDEDEGDDYLYEQQQQRVDDIAEEEEEEEEKNDEENEEEEKEEERNKYADNRNQLKAKVEQFGEANEIEQQPENGYVYEKDLIMDNIEKSKQSEFAKLTTTTTTTMRNDAQENKMWIKERMEKEKDTDTETETKEQDDVDGAEKQGPSSDISATTITDNNKKQTPVKTTTTHIKTNIKKQQCEQQQQTGDDNDDDDVKLLDSISDLNEKLPEIYETANIVVDSAAVQPTTTATPAVAAAAATCPPIDNRDDDDLKAIKNAPTTTTAAAAEETTMRTTFGKTHEQQTQQQQQQTVVYSKPTRNVYFALDAYQNDEDADIDEDEDDDDDYDEDDEGEGEDEMEPQCNSSTVFKQPLPSISSAYTRKQRQRQQQQRYIVPRYQGQGQGPVSVSVLGQRQPENWRYRTHHSEQQQPAAGYRRYRPPFSTGGGGGHYGNQQRNYLGSFSHSGGAAGYKVAPLMQPPPQRNNSAGSSSGSGGSPPSDEQSTLPSSEIRNWRQDCVYANAPPMRSCGMNPPHSQSRAAVHRSHHQQQPRIGSGRFAHSQPVHLQAAQLMEELPNIRIGLSPPSESLLLQRRMRQQQRAHDLSEYCEAATASG, from the exons ACGGCCAAAATGAGCTGACGCGCTACAGTAGCGAGGATGTGTCGGGCAATGAGTCGAGTGAAGCACCCAACATGACCGAGGTGGAGCGGCAGGTCGAGCTCAACCGGCACAAGGAGGAGATGCAGAAGAAGCGCCGCAAGAAACGCATCAGTTCCTCCCTTCATTCGTCAACGTTTCAAG AACTCTACAAGCTGACCGGCGAAATACTTGGCGAGGGCGCTTACGCTTCGGTACAAACTTGCGTTAACATTTACACCGACTTGGAATATGCTGTGAAGGTTATTGATAAGATACCGGGACATGCGCGTGCGCGTGTCTTCCGAGAAGTGGAGACATTCCACCATTGTCAGGGACATCTGGGCATCTTGCAATTGATCGAGTTCTTCGAAGACGACGAGAAGTTTTACCTGGTGTTTGAGAAAATCAATGGCGGCCCTCTGCTGTCGCGCATCCAGGAGCACATCTGTTTCTCGGAGCACGAGGCTGCGCAGATAATCAAGGAAATTGCCTCCGGATTGGATTTTCTGCACAAGAAGGGCATTGCCCACCGTGATCTCAAGCCGGAGAATATTCTGTGCGTGAAAACCGACTCGCTGTGTCCGATCAAGATTTGCGACTTTGATCTGGGCTCTGGCATCAAGTTCACCACGGATGTCTCCTCGCCAGCAGCCACTCCCCAGCTACTGACACCG GTCGGAAGCGCCGAATTTATGGCCCCCGAAGTTGTCGACTTGTTTGTGGGCGAGGCAAACTATTACGACAAGAGGTGCGATTTGTGGTCCTTGGGAGTCATTGCTTACATCCTGCTCTGTGGCTATCCGCCATTTTCGGGCAACTGTGGAGAGGATTGCGGCTGGAATCGCGGTGAGAACTGCCGCACCTGCCAGGAGCTCCTATTCGAGTCCATTCAAGAGG GATCCTTTAGCTTTCCGGAGGCCGAGTGGCACGATGTAAGCGATGAGGCCAAAGACCTGATTAGTCGTCTGCTTGTCAAGCAGGCCTCTAAGCGTCTAAGCGCCGAGGCTGTGTTGAACCATCATTGGATTCGTATGTGCGAGCATGAGCCGCCGACCAGCAGGCAGTCTGGCCGCCACAAGGCATTGCATACCCCAAGCAATATTCGACG CAATCACCAGTCGGCGAGGGAAATTTCGCAGTTTGCCGAATCCGCCATGGCCGTTAAGCGCGTGATCTTGCAGCATTTCTCCATGCGCTACGACTACATGAAGGAGCGTCCCAACATCTACCAGCCATCACAGGCCTACATGGATGCCTACAGCGATGAGAACTATAATCCCAAGCCGCCCTCTCATTACACTCGCAATCGTTCACAGCGCACAGCACCAGCATCTGTGGCTGGTGTGGCTGGAGTCTTGTCTAGCTATGGAGGGCGTATGTCCTCGATTCATGGCCAGCGGACGAGCAGCCGTCACTCTTCCAGGAATGCTTCACGCAACGCATCTGCGATATATCCAAGCAGTGGAGGATTCAAGACGTTGAATGTTCACGAggaggacgatgacgatgatgcaCTCGAGGCCTTTGGACGTttggatgatgatgacgacgagtGGGCCAAGTCGACACGTCgctatcagcagcagcgcgagcttcagcaacagcaggaggagtCGCTCGGCGATGATCACGAGGATCGCTACAGGGAGAGCGTCAGCGAGGGCGatgagggagagagcgaggacTATCAACATTATAAGCATTATTGGCGCGAGTTGGACGAAGATGAGGGCGATGACTATTTgtacgagcagcagcagcaacgcgtCGATGATATTGCcgaagaggaggaagaggaggaggagaagaatgatgaagagaacgaagaggaggagaaggaggaagaACGAAATAAATATGCTGACAATCGAAACCAATTGAAAGCTAAAGTGGAACAATTTGGCGAAGCCAATGAAATCGAACAGCAGCCAGAGAATGGTTATGTTTATGAGAAAGATCTTATTATGGATAATATCGAAAAATCGAAGCAAAGTGAATTTGCTAAActcacaacaacaacaacaacaacaatgcgcAATGATGCGCAGGAGAATAAGATGTGGATAAAGGAGAggatggagaaggagaaggatacagatacggagacggagacgaaaGAGCAGGATGATGTTGATGGAGCTGAGAAGCAAGGACCATCAAGTGATATTAGTGCTACTACCATCACCGATAATAACAAGAAGCAAACACCAGTTAAGACTACAACAACACACATTAAAACCAACATAAAAAAGCAACAAtgtgagcagcagcagcaaactggcgatgataatgatgatgatgatgttaaactATTGGATAGTATTAGTGATTTAAATGAAAAGCTACCTGAAATTTATGAGACTGCAAATATTGTTGTCGACTCAGCGGCAGtgcaaccaacaacaacagcaacaccagcagtagcagcagcagcagcaacatgccCACCAATCGATAAtagagatgatgatgatttgaAAGCGATCAAAAACGCGCCAACGACGacaactgcagctgcagctgaggAGACAACAATGCGAACGACTTTTGGTAAAACACACGAACAGCaaacacaacagcaacagcaacagacagTCGTCTACAGCAAACCAACACGTAATGTTTATTTTGCACTCGATGCATATCAGAACGACGAGGATGCCGACATagacgaggatgaggacgatgacgatgactaCGATGAAGATGAcgagggagaaggagaggatGAAATGGAGCCACAGTGCAATAGCTCAACAGTGTTTAAGCAACCGCTGCCATCTATTTCCAGTGCCTATACACGAAAGCagcgccagcggcagcagcagcaacgataCATTGTGCCACGGTACCAAGGTCAGGGTCAGGGTCCGGTCTCGGTGTCGGTTTTGGGTCAAAGGCAACCAGAAAACTGGCGCTACCGCACTCATCActcggagcagcagcagccggccgCTGGCTATCGGAGGTACCGCCCGCCCTTTAgcactggcggcggcggtggccaCTACGGCAACCAGCAGCGGAACTATTTGGGTAGCTTCTCGCACAGCGGCGGTGCCGCTGGCTACAAGGTAGCTCCATTAATGCAGCCACCACCGCAGCGAAACAACAgcgctggcagcagcagcggcagtggcggctCCCCCCCATCCGATGAGCAGTCAACGTTGCCATCATCCGAGATCCGCAACTGGCGCCAGGACTGCGTCTATGCAAATGCCCCCCCAATGCGCAGCTGTGGAATGAATCCGCCGCACTCGCAGTCGCGTGCCGCTGTGCATCGGTCCCatcatcaacagcagccacgAATTGGCAGTGGTCGCTTTGCCCATTCACAACCGGTCCATTTGCAGGCAGCCCAGCTGATGGAGGAGCTGCCCAACATCCGCATTGGTCTTTCGCCGCCAAGCGAGAgcttgctgctgcagcggcgtatgcggcagcaacagcgagCCCACGATCTGTCAGAGTATTGTGAAGCTGCAACTGCTAGTGGATAG
- the Lk6 gene encoding probable serine/threonine-protein kinase MARK-A isoform X2, whose product MLDGQNELTRYSSEDVSGNESSEAPNMTEVERQVELNRHKEEMQKKRRKKRISSSLHSSTFQELYKLTGEILGEGAYASVQTCVNIYTDLEYAVKVIDKIPGHARARVFREVETFHHCQGHLGILQLIEFFEDDEKFYLVFEKINGGPLLSRIQEHICFSEHEAAQIIKEIASGLDFLHKKGIAHRDLKPENILCVKTDSLCPIKICDFDLGSGIKFTTDVSSPAATPQLLTPVGSAEFMAPEVVDLFVGEANYYDKRCDLWSLGVIAYILLCGYPPFSGNCGEDCGWNRGENCRTCQELLFESIQEGSFSFPEAEWHDVSDEAKDLISRLLVKQASKRLSAEAVLNHHWIRMCEHEPPTSRQSGRHKALHTPSNIRRNHQSAREISQFAESAMAVKRVILQHFSMRYDYMKERPNIYQPSQAYMDAYSDENYNPKPPSHYTRNRSQRTAPASVAGVAGVLSSYGGRMSSIHGQRTSSRHSSRNASRNASAIYPSSGGFKTLNVHEEDDDDDALEAFGRLDDDDDEWAKSTRRYQQQRELQQQQEESLGDDHEDRYRESVSEGDEGESEDYQHYKHYWRELDEDEGDDYLYEQQQQRVDDIAEEEEEEEEKNDEENEEEEKEEERNKYADNRNQLKAKVEQFGEANEIEQQPENGYVYEKDLIMDNIEKSKQSEFAKLTTTTTTTMRNDAQENKMWIKERMEKEKDTDTETETKEQDDVDGAEKQGPSSDISATTITDNNKKQTPVKTTTTHIKTNIKKQQCEQQQQTGDDNDDDDVKLLDSISDLNEKLPEIYETANIVVDSAAVQPTTTATPAVAAAAATCPPIDNRDDDDLKAIKNAPTTTTAAAAEETTMRTTFGKTHEQQTQQQQQQTVVYSKPTRNVYFALDAYQNDEDADIDEDEDDDDDYDEDDEGEGEDEMEPQCNSSTVFKQPLPSISSAYTRKQRQRQQQQRYIVPRYQGQGQGPVSVSVLGQRQPENWRYRTHHSEQQQPAAGYRRYRPPFSTGGGGGHYGNQQRNYLGSFSHSGGAAGYKVAPLMQPPPQRNNSAGSSSGSGGSPPSDEQSTLPSSEIRNWRQDCVYANAPPMRSCGMNPPHSQSRAAVHRSHHQQQPRIGSGRFAHSQPVHLQAAQLMEELPNIRIGLSPPSESLLLQRRMRQQQRAHDLSEYCEAATASG is encoded by the exons ATGTTGG ACGGCCAAAATGAGCTGACGCGCTACAGTAGCGAGGATGTGTCGGGCAATGAGTCGAGTGAAGCACCCAACATGACCGAGGTGGAGCGGCAGGTCGAGCTCAACCGGCACAAGGAGGAGATGCAGAAGAAGCGCCGCAAGAAACGCATCAGTTCCTCCCTTCATTCGTCAACGTTTCAAG AACTCTACAAGCTGACCGGCGAAATACTTGGCGAGGGCGCTTACGCTTCGGTACAAACTTGCGTTAACATTTACACCGACTTGGAATATGCTGTGAAGGTTATTGATAAGATACCGGGACATGCGCGTGCGCGTGTCTTCCGAGAAGTGGAGACATTCCACCATTGTCAGGGACATCTGGGCATCTTGCAATTGATCGAGTTCTTCGAAGACGACGAGAAGTTTTACCTGGTGTTTGAGAAAATCAATGGCGGCCCTCTGCTGTCGCGCATCCAGGAGCACATCTGTTTCTCGGAGCACGAGGCTGCGCAGATAATCAAGGAAATTGCCTCCGGATTGGATTTTCTGCACAAGAAGGGCATTGCCCACCGTGATCTCAAGCCGGAGAATATTCTGTGCGTGAAAACCGACTCGCTGTGTCCGATCAAGATTTGCGACTTTGATCTGGGCTCTGGCATCAAGTTCACCACGGATGTCTCCTCGCCAGCAGCCACTCCCCAGCTACTGACACCG GTCGGAAGCGCCGAATTTATGGCCCCCGAAGTTGTCGACTTGTTTGTGGGCGAGGCAAACTATTACGACAAGAGGTGCGATTTGTGGTCCTTGGGAGTCATTGCTTACATCCTGCTCTGTGGCTATCCGCCATTTTCGGGCAACTGTGGAGAGGATTGCGGCTGGAATCGCGGTGAGAACTGCCGCACCTGCCAGGAGCTCCTATTCGAGTCCATTCAAGAGG GATCCTTTAGCTTTCCGGAGGCCGAGTGGCACGATGTAAGCGATGAGGCCAAAGACCTGATTAGTCGTCTGCTTGTCAAGCAGGCCTCTAAGCGTCTAAGCGCCGAGGCTGTGTTGAACCATCATTGGATTCGTATGTGCGAGCATGAGCCGCCGACCAGCAGGCAGTCTGGCCGCCACAAGGCATTGCATACCCCAAGCAATATTCGACG CAATCACCAGTCGGCGAGGGAAATTTCGCAGTTTGCCGAATCCGCCATGGCCGTTAAGCGCGTGATCTTGCAGCATTTCTCCATGCGCTACGACTACATGAAGGAGCGTCCCAACATCTACCAGCCATCACAGGCCTACATGGATGCCTACAGCGATGAGAACTATAATCCCAAGCCGCCCTCTCATTACACTCGCAATCGTTCACAGCGCACAGCACCAGCATCTGTGGCTGGTGTGGCTGGAGTCTTGTCTAGCTATGGAGGGCGTATGTCCTCGATTCATGGCCAGCGGACGAGCAGCCGTCACTCTTCCAGGAATGCTTCACGCAACGCATCTGCGATATATCCAAGCAGTGGAGGATTCAAGACGTTGAATGTTCACGAggaggacgatgacgatgatgcaCTCGAGGCCTTTGGACGTttggatgatgatgacgacgagtGGGCCAAGTCGACACGTCgctatcagcagcagcgcgagcttcagcaacagcaggaggagtCGCTCGGCGATGATCACGAGGATCGCTACAGGGAGAGCGTCAGCGAGGGCGatgagggagagagcgaggacTATCAACATTATAAGCATTATTGGCGCGAGTTGGACGAAGATGAGGGCGATGACTATTTgtacgagcagcagcagcaacgcgtCGATGATATTGCcgaagaggaggaagaggaggaggagaagaatgatgaagagaacgaagaggaggagaaggaggaagaACGAAATAAATATGCTGACAATCGAAACCAATTGAAAGCTAAAGTGGAACAATTTGGCGAAGCCAATGAAATCGAACAGCAGCCAGAGAATGGTTATGTTTATGAGAAAGATCTTATTATGGATAATATCGAAAAATCGAAGCAAAGTGAATTTGCTAAActcacaacaacaacaacaacaacaatgcgcAATGATGCGCAGGAGAATAAGATGTGGATAAAGGAGAggatggagaaggagaaggatacagatacggagacggagacgaaaGAGCAGGATGATGTTGATGGAGCTGAGAAGCAAGGACCATCAAGTGATATTAGTGCTACTACCATCACCGATAATAACAAGAAGCAAACACCAGTTAAGACTACAACAACACACATTAAAACCAACATAAAAAAGCAACAAtgtgagcagcagcagcaaactggcgatgataatgatgatgatgatgttaaactATTGGATAGTATTAGTGATTTAAATGAAAAGCTACCTGAAATTTATGAGACTGCAAATATTGTTGTCGACTCAGCGGCAGtgcaaccaacaacaacagcaacaccagcagtagcagcagcagcagcaacatgccCACCAATCGATAAtagagatgatgatgatttgaAAGCGATCAAAAACGCGCCAACGACGacaactgcagctgcagctgaggAGACAACAATGCGAACGACTTTTGGTAAAACACACGAACAGCaaacacaacagcaacagcaacagacagTCGTCTACAGCAAACCAACACGTAATGTTTATTTTGCACTCGATGCATATCAGAACGACGAGGATGCCGACATagacgaggatgaggacgatgacgatgactaCGATGAAGATGAcgagggagaaggagaggatGAAATGGAGCCACAGTGCAATAGCTCAACAGTGTTTAAGCAACCGCTGCCATCTATTTCCAGTGCCTATACACGAAAGCagcgccagcggcagcagcagcaacgataCATTGTGCCACGGTACCAAGGTCAGGGTCAGGGTCCGGTCTCGGTGTCGGTTTTGGGTCAAAGGCAACCAGAAAACTGGCGCTACCGCACTCATCActcggagcagcagcagccggccgCTGGCTATCGGAGGTACCGCCCGCCCTTTAgcactggcggcggcggtggccaCTACGGCAACCAGCAGCGGAACTATTTGGGTAGCTTCTCGCACAGCGGCGGTGCCGCTGGCTACAAGGTAGCTCCATTAATGCAGCCACCACCGCAGCGAAACAACAgcgctggcagcagcagcggcagtggcggctCCCCCCCATCCGATGAGCAGTCAACGTTGCCATCATCCGAGATCCGCAACTGGCGCCAGGACTGCGTCTATGCAAATGCCCCCCCAATGCGCAGCTGTGGAATGAATCCGCCGCACTCGCAGTCGCGTGCCGCTGTGCATCGGTCCCatcatcaacagcagccacgAATTGGCAGTGGTCGCTTTGCCCATTCACAACCGGTCCATTTGCAGGCAGCCCAGCTGATGGAGGAGCTGCCCAACATCCGCATTGGTCTTTCGCCGCCAAGCGAGAgcttgctgctgcagcggcgtatgcggcagcaacagcgagCCCACGATCTGTCAGAGTATTGTGAAGCTGCAACTGCTAGTGGATAG